A genomic region of Dermacentor andersoni chromosome 9, qqDerAnde1_hic_scaffold, whole genome shotgun sequence contains the following coding sequences:
- the LOC126527387 gene encoding CMP-sialic acid transporter-like, translating to MEAKDEAGTGSPKSSLERREVTSLPVVLGLFAASTFTDVSKMICSYSLRYHNDGAYPMNQSLMVALTEVVKCVLVAVAHVVTSGSLRMRPSLKFLLPSLIYMLTNNIFFFALNYVTPAVWLVFTQCRIFLTLLVYKYPFGRHVTRAQWTAGALIVVAVVGSQADALISHARSASVATALALALLCGSLSTMAAVYTEYYFKNDSRTIWEQQFQMYFGTACISGAAALFSTESLVSTDELTGRVRNFLVATVVFSAAYGLCVALVVTRLDNVVKYHLSATSSLLNTIASAALFPDQFRVTPAYVVSFVVLMVAIYLYEKKSFALPDCLHRWRHDSFKRVGLTTVSVTGDDPYDAEDVDNEKVPLVESGRA from the exons ATGGAAGCCAAAGATGAG GCGGGGACTGGCTCGCCGAAGTCGTCTCTGGAGCGCCGCGAGGTTACGTCGCTACCCGTCGTGCTGGGGCTGTTCGCGGCATCGACGTTCACTGACGTCAGCAAGATGATCTGCAGTTACTCGCTTCGCTACCACAACGACG GTGCGTACCCGATGAACCAGTCGCTCATGGTGGCGCTGACCGAGGTGGTCAAGTGCGTGCTCGTGGCCGTCGCGCACGTGGTCACGAGTGGCTCTCTGCGCATGCGCCCCTCGCTCAAGTTCCTGCTGCCGTCGCTCATCTATATGCTCACGAACAACATCTTCTTCTTCGCGCTGAACTACGTGACGCCCGCAGTGTGGCTCGTGTTTACCCAGTGCAGGATCTTCCTCACGCTGCTCGTGTACAA GTACCCGTTCGGCAGACACGTGACCCGAGCGCAGTGGACTGCTGGCGCCCTCATCGTGGTGGCCGTGGTGGGCAGCCAGGCGGACGCCCTGATCAGCCATGCGCGGTCCGCGTCAGTGGCCACGGCCCTGGCGCTGGCACTGCTCTGCGGGTCCCTCTCCACTATGGCGGCTGTCTACACAGAG TACTACTTTAAGAACGACAGTCGCACCATTTGGGAGCAGCAGTTCCAGATGTACTTCGGCACCGCCTGCATCTCCGGCGCAGCTGCTTTGTTTTCCACAGAGTCACTCGTCTCCACAG ACGAGCTGACCGGCCGCGTGCGGAATTTCCTGGTCGCCACCGTGGTGTTCAGCGCCGCGTACGGCCTGTGCGTGGCGCTGGTTGTGACGCGACTTGACAACGTGGTCAAGTACCACCTGTCGGCCACTTCCAGCCTGCTCAACACGATCGCCTCGGCCGCCCTGTTCCCGGACCAGTTCCGCGTAACGCCGGCCTACGTCGTCTCGTTCGTCGTGCTGATGGTGGCCATCTACCTTTACGAGAAGAAGAGCTTCGCGCTGCCCGACTGCTTACACCGCTGGCGTCACGACAGCTTCAAGCGTGTCGGCCTGACGACAGTTTCAGTTACAGGTGATGACCCCTACGACGCCGAGGACGTTGACAACGAGAAGGTGCCACTTGTCGAATCGGGTCGAGCCTGA